Proteins encoded within one genomic window of Chrysemys picta bellii isolate R12L10 chromosome 6, ASM1138683v2, whole genome shotgun sequence:
- the POLI gene encoding DNA polymerase iota isoform X3, whose protein sequence is MIHNPELRDKPLGVQQKYLVVTCNYEARRLGLQKCMSVKDAKEKCPELVLVNGEDLTRYREMSYKVTELLEEFSPLVERLGFDENFVDITELVKKRLAQLQRDGCSKVSVSGHVYNNQTVNLHDVMHIRLVIGSQIAAEMREAMYNRLGLTGCAGVASNKLLSKLVSGTFKPNQQTVLLPESCQDLVGSLDHIRKVPGIGYKTTKRLELLGLRSVRDLQTFSPVILEKELGVSIAQHIQKLSYGEDDSPVASSGPPQSLSDEDSFKKCSSEVEVKRKIEELLANLLDRISKDGRKPHTIRLTIRKFSSTNKWFSRESRQCPIPSHVIQKFGTGNYDVVDPLVGILMKLFRKMIKVEMPFHLTLLSVCFSNLKALPSLTKGSIGFYLTRLSPPSSSGKKMEGVPQDQVNSCSFVPDGRIRNTRTRESSLETKSCAEEHGIPVSPIHLPPAGIDQEVFSQLPEDIKEEIISDKTGQRIHTKNVLSQPLPFSKGALPFFAQEQMHTTPNSRRADHSISSLVCSEHFQSTSELETAMVHRPNPNCILSLQDPPEYPESALIDDCMEQIPKESLNFNSTDSIVLNMQSQHFLQPHSSDRQEQPIGAASQDKGQREQASGEGRIVFPPNVDPNIFSELPAEVQKELLADWKNLKPVSKMHMNKPSEKLKTNKGKKTLVNTAPHSNSLLRYFKPK, encoded by the exons ATGATCCATAATCCTGAATTAAGAGACAAACCTTTAG GTGTTCAGCAGAAATACTTGGTTGTTACCTGTAACTATGAAGCCAGGAGACTTGGACTTCAGAAATGTATGTCTGTCAAAGATGCTAAAGAAAAATGCCCAGAGCTAGTGCTAGTTAATGGAGAGGACTTGACACGATACAGAGAAATGTCATACAAGGTTACAG AGCTATTGGAAGAATTCAGTCCACTGGTAGAAAGACTTGGATTTGATGAAAATTTTGTGGATATCACAGAGTTGGTAAAGAAGAGACTAGCACAGCTGCAGAGAGATGGCTGTTCCAAAGTGTCTGTGTCTGGTCATGTGTATAATAATCAAA CTGTCAATTTACATGATGTTATGCATATAAGACTTGTCATTGGATCTCAGATTGCAGCAGAGATGAGGGAAGCCATGTACAATAGATTGGGTCTTACAGGCTGTGCAGGAGTGGCCTCTAACAAATTATTATCTAAACTAGTATCTGGCACCTTCAAACCAAATCAACAAACAGTTCTTCTACCTGAAAGCTGTCAGGACCTAGTAGGCAGCCTTGATCACATCAGAAAAGTGCCTG GGATTGGCTATAAAACTACCAAGCGCCTAGAGTTGCTGGGTCTCAGAAGTGTGCGTGATCTCCAGACCTTTTCACCTGTAATACTAGAAAAGGAACTAGGAGTTTCAATTGCTCAGCACATTCAAAAGCTCAGCTATGGAGAGGATGACTCCCCTGTGGCCTCCTCAGGACCTCCTCAG TCCCTTAGTGATgaagattcttttaaaaaatgttcatcaGAAGTGGAAGTTAAAAGGAAAATTGAAGAACTACTTGCTAACCTTTTAGACAG AATATCTAAAGATGGAAGAAAGCCACATACAATAAGATTAACCATCCGTAAATTTTCATCAACTAATAAATGGTTTAGTCGGGAGAGTCGTCAGTGTCCTATTCCCTCTCATGTCATTCAGAAATTTGGGACAG GAAACTATGATGTTGTGGACCCACTGGTTGGTATCCTTATGAAATTGTTTAGAAAGATGATAAAAGTGGAGATGCCATTTCATCTTACCCTTCTGAGTGTCTGCTTCTCAAATCTTAAAGCTCTGCCTAGCCTCACCAAAGGATCCATAGGATTTTATTTAACTCGGTTGTCACCCCCTTCAAGTTCTGGCAAA AAAATGGAAGGTGTTCCACAAGACCAGGTGAACTCCTGCAGTTTTGTACCAGATGGAAGAATTAGAAATACAAGAACTAGAGAATCTTCACTAGAAACCAAAAGCTGCGCAGAAGAACATGGAATTCCTGTTTCCCCAATTCATTTGCCTCCTGCTGGCATTGACCAGGAGGTCTTCAGTCAGCTTCCAGAAGACATTAAAGAGGAAATTATTTCTGACAAAACTGGGCAAAGGATCCATACAAAGAATGTTTTGAGTCAGCCATTACCTTTTTCTAAAGGAGCACTACCATTTTTTGCACAAGAACAAATGCACACTACCCCGAATTCCAGAAGAGCAGATCATAGTATCAGCAGTCTGGTATGCAGTGAACATTTCCAATCTACCAGTGAGCTGGAGACAGCCATGGTACACAGGCCTAATCCTAATTGTATTCTCAGTCTACAGGATCCTCCTGAGTACCCTGAAAGTGCACTAATAGATGACTGTATGGAACAAATACCTAAGGAATCACTGAATTTCAATAGCACTGATTCAATTGTATTGAATATGCAAAGTCAACATTTTCTTCAGCCCCATAGTTCAGACAGacaagagcagcccattggagcagCCTCTCAGGATAAAGGTCAGAGAGAGCAAGCGTCAGGAGAAGGAAGAATTGTATTTCCTCCTAATGTTGACCCAAATATCTTTTCTGAACTACCTGCTGAAGTGCAAAAGGAACTACTGGCTGATTGGAAGAATCTAAAACCTGTTTCCAAAATGCATATGAATAAACCTTCTGAaaagctaaaaacaaacaaaggaaaaaagacTCTGGTGAACACAGCACCGCATTCTAACAGTTTATTAAGGTATTTTAAACCAAAATGA
- the POLI gene encoding DNA polymerase iota isoform X2: MELPEEEEEELDWLCPEPGGPWNHAAPGRDSATTLGAQCHDKTVPSGNTAHRVIVHTDLDCFYAQVEMIHNPELRDKPLGVQQKYLVVTCNYEARRLGLQKCMSVKDAKEKCPELVLVNGEDLTRYREMSYKVTELLEEFSPLVERLGFDENFVDITELVKKRLAQLQRDGCSKVSVSGHVYNNQTVNLHDVMHIRLVIGSQIAAEMREAMYNRLGLTGCAGVASNKLLSKLVSGTFKPNQQTVLLPESCQDLVGSLDHIRKVPGIGYKTTKRLELLGLRSVRDLQTFSPVILEKELGVSIAQHIQKLSYGEDDSPVASSGPPQSLSDEDSFKKCSSEVEVKRKIEELLANLLDRISKDGRKPHTIRLTIRKFSSTNKWFSRESRQCPIPSHVIQKFGTGNYDVVDPLVGILMKLFRKMIKVEMPFHLTLLSVCFSNLKALPSLTKGSIGFYLTRLSPPSSSGKKMEGVPQDQVNSCSFVPDGRIRNTRTRESSLETKSCAEEHGIPVSPIHLPPAGIDQEVFSQLPEDIKEEIISDKTGQRIHTKNVLSQPLPFSKGALPFFAQEQMHTTPNSRRADHSISSLVCSEHFQSTSELETAMVHRPNPNCILSLQDPPEYPESALIDDCMEQIPKESLNFNSTDSIVLNMQSQHFLQPHSSDRQEQPIGAASQDKGQREQASGEGRIVFPPNVDPNIFSELPAEVQKELLADWKNLKPVSKMHMNKPSEKLKTNKGKKTLVNTAPHSNSLLRYFKPK; encoded by the exons ATGGAGCtcccggaggaggaggaggaggaactggATTGGCTTTGCCCGGAGCCTGGCGGTCCTTGGAACCATGCGGCGCCCGGGAGAGACTCCGCCACCACGCTCGGAGCACAAT GTCATGACAAGACTGTGCCATCAGGAAATACAGCGCACAGGGTAATTGTGCATACTGACCTGGACTGCTTTTATGCACAAGTAGAAATGATCCATAATCCTGAATTAAGAGACAAACCTTTAG GTGTTCAGCAGAAATACTTGGTTGTTACCTGTAACTATGAAGCCAGGAGACTTGGACTTCAGAAATGTATGTCTGTCAAAGATGCTAAAGAAAAATGCCCAGAGCTAGTGCTAGTTAATGGAGAGGACTTGACACGATACAGAGAAATGTCATACAAGGTTACAG AGCTATTGGAAGAATTCAGTCCACTGGTAGAAAGACTTGGATTTGATGAAAATTTTGTGGATATCACAGAGTTGGTAAAGAAGAGACTAGCACAGCTGCAGAGAGATGGCTGTTCCAAAGTGTCTGTGTCTGGTCATGTGTATAATAATCAAA CTGTCAATTTACATGATGTTATGCATATAAGACTTGTCATTGGATCTCAGATTGCAGCAGAGATGAGGGAAGCCATGTACAATAGATTGGGTCTTACAGGCTGTGCAGGAGTGGCCTCTAACAAATTATTATCTAAACTAGTATCTGGCACCTTCAAACCAAATCAACAAACAGTTCTTCTACCTGAAAGCTGTCAGGACCTAGTAGGCAGCCTTGATCACATCAGAAAAGTGCCTG GGATTGGCTATAAAACTACCAAGCGCCTAGAGTTGCTGGGTCTCAGAAGTGTGCGTGATCTCCAGACCTTTTCACCTGTAATACTAGAAAAGGAACTAGGAGTTTCAATTGCTCAGCACATTCAAAAGCTCAGCTATGGAGAGGATGACTCCCCTGTGGCCTCCTCAGGACCTCCTCAG TCCCTTAGTGATgaagattcttttaaaaaatgttcatcaGAAGTGGAAGTTAAAAGGAAAATTGAAGAACTACTTGCTAACCTTTTAGACAG AATATCTAAAGATGGAAGAAAGCCACATACAATAAGATTAACCATCCGTAAATTTTCATCAACTAATAAATGGTTTAGTCGGGAGAGTCGTCAGTGTCCTATTCCCTCTCATGTCATTCAGAAATTTGGGACAG GAAACTATGATGTTGTGGACCCACTGGTTGGTATCCTTATGAAATTGTTTAGAAAGATGATAAAAGTGGAGATGCCATTTCATCTTACCCTTCTGAGTGTCTGCTTCTCAAATCTTAAAGCTCTGCCTAGCCTCACCAAAGGATCCATAGGATTTTATTTAACTCGGTTGTCACCCCCTTCAAGTTCTGGCAAA AAAATGGAAGGTGTTCCACAAGACCAGGTGAACTCCTGCAGTTTTGTACCAGATGGAAGAATTAGAAATACAAGAACTAGAGAATCTTCACTAGAAACCAAAAGCTGCGCAGAAGAACATGGAATTCCTGTTTCCCCAATTCATTTGCCTCCTGCTGGCATTGACCAGGAGGTCTTCAGTCAGCTTCCAGAAGACATTAAAGAGGAAATTATTTCTGACAAAACTGGGCAAAGGATCCATACAAAGAATGTTTTGAGTCAGCCATTACCTTTTTCTAAAGGAGCACTACCATTTTTTGCACAAGAACAAATGCACACTACCCCGAATTCCAGAAGAGCAGATCATAGTATCAGCAGTCTGGTATGCAGTGAACATTTCCAATCTACCAGTGAGCTGGAGACAGCCATGGTACACAGGCCTAATCCTAATTGTATTCTCAGTCTACAGGATCCTCCTGAGTACCCTGAAAGTGCACTAATAGATGACTGTATGGAACAAATACCTAAGGAATCACTGAATTTCAATAGCACTGATTCAATTGTATTGAATATGCAAAGTCAACATTTTCTTCAGCCCCATAGTTCAGACAGacaagagcagcccattggagcagCCTCTCAGGATAAAGGTCAGAGAGAGCAAGCGTCAGGAGAAGGAAGAATTGTATTTCCTCCTAATGTTGACCCAAATATCTTTTCTGAACTACCTGCTGAAGTGCAAAAGGAACTACTGGCTGATTGGAAGAATCTAAAACCTGTTTCCAAAATGCATATGAATAAACCTTCTGAaaagctaaaaacaaacaaaggaaaaaagacTCTGGTGAACACAGCACCGCATTCTAACAGTTTATTAAGGTATTTTAAACCAAAATGA
- the POLI gene encoding DNA polymerase iota isoform X1: protein MELPEEEEEELDWLCPEPGGPWNHAAPGRDSATTLGAQSGHDKTVPSGNTAHRVIVHTDLDCFYAQVEMIHNPELRDKPLGVQQKYLVVTCNYEARRLGLQKCMSVKDAKEKCPELVLVNGEDLTRYREMSYKVTELLEEFSPLVERLGFDENFVDITELVKKRLAQLQRDGCSKVSVSGHVYNNQTVNLHDVMHIRLVIGSQIAAEMREAMYNRLGLTGCAGVASNKLLSKLVSGTFKPNQQTVLLPESCQDLVGSLDHIRKVPGIGYKTTKRLELLGLRSVRDLQTFSPVILEKELGVSIAQHIQKLSYGEDDSPVASSGPPQSLSDEDSFKKCSSEVEVKRKIEELLANLLDRISKDGRKPHTIRLTIRKFSSTNKWFSRESRQCPIPSHVIQKFGTGNYDVVDPLVGILMKLFRKMIKVEMPFHLTLLSVCFSNLKALPSLTKGSIGFYLTRLSPPSSSGKKMEGVPQDQVNSCSFVPDGRIRNTRTRESSLETKSCAEEHGIPVSPIHLPPAGIDQEVFSQLPEDIKEEIISDKTGQRIHTKNVLSQPLPFSKGALPFFAQEQMHTTPNSRRADHSISSLVCSEHFQSTSELETAMVHRPNPNCILSLQDPPEYPESALIDDCMEQIPKESLNFNSTDSIVLNMQSQHFLQPHSSDRQEQPIGAASQDKGQREQASGEGRIVFPPNVDPNIFSELPAEVQKELLADWKNLKPVSKMHMNKPSEKLKTNKGKKTLVNTAPHSNSLLRYFKPK, encoded by the exons ATGGAGCtcccggaggaggaggaggaggaactggATTGGCTTTGCCCGGAGCCTGGCGGTCCTTGGAACCATGCGGCGCCCGGGAGAGACTCCGCCACCACGCTCGGAGCACAAT CAGGTCATGACAAGACTGTGCCATCAGGAAATACAGCGCACAGGGTAATTGTGCATACTGACCTGGACTGCTTTTATGCACAAGTAGAAATGATCCATAATCCTGAATTAAGAGACAAACCTTTAG GTGTTCAGCAGAAATACTTGGTTGTTACCTGTAACTATGAAGCCAGGAGACTTGGACTTCAGAAATGTATGTCTGTCAAAGATGCTAAAGAAAAATGCCCAGAGCTAGTGCTAGTTAATGGAGAGGACTTGACACGATACAGAGAAATGTCATACAAGGTTACAG AGCTATTGGAAGAATTCAGTCCACTGGTAGAAAGACTTGGATTTGATGAAAATTTTGTGGATATCACAGAGTTGGTAAAGAAGAGACTAGCACAGCTGCAGAGAGATGGCTGTTCCAAAGTGTCTGTGTCTGGTCATGTGTATAATAATCAAA CTGTCAATTTACATGATGTTATGCATATAAGACTTGTCATTGGATCTCAGATTGCAGCAGAGATGAGGGAAGCCATGTACAATAGATTGGGTCTTACAGGCTGTGCAGGAGTGGCCTCTAACAAATTATTATCTAAACTAGTATCTGGCACCTTCAAACCAAATCAACAAACAGTTCTTCTACCTGAAAGCTGTCAGGACCTAGTAGGCAGCCTTGATCACATCAGAAAAGTGCCTG GGATTGGCTATAAAACTACCAAGCGCCTAGAGTTGCTGGGTCTCAGAAGTGTGCGTGATCTCCAGACCTTTTCACCTGTAATACTAGAAAAGGAACTAGGAGTTTCAATTGCTCAGCACATTCAAAAGCTCAGCTATGGAGAGGATGACTCCCCTGTGGCCTCCTCAGGACCTCCTCAG TCCCTTAGTGATgaagattcttttaaaaaatgttcatcaGAAGTGGAAGTTAAAAGGAAAATTGAAGAACTACTTGCTAACCTTTTAGACAG AATATCTAAAGATGGAAGAAAGCCACATACAATAAGATTAACCATCCGTAAATTTTCATCAACTAATAAATGGTTTAGTCGGGAGAGTCGTCAGTGTCCTATTCCCTCTCATGTCATTCAGAAATTTGGGACAG GAAACTATGATGTTGTGGACCCACTGGTTGGTATCCTTATGAAATTGTTTAGAAAGATGATAAAAGTGGAGATGCCATTTCATCTTACCCTTCTGAGTGTCTGCTTCTCAAATCTTAAAGCTCTGCCTAGCCTCACCAAAGGATCCATAGGATTTTATTTAACTCGGTTGTCACCCCCTTCAAGTTCTGGCAAA AAAATGGAAGGTGTTCCACAAGACCAGGTGAACTCCTGCAGTTTTGTACCAGATGGAAGAATTAGAAATACAAGAACTAGAGAATCTTCACTAGAAACCAAAAGCTGCGCAGAAGAACATGGAATTCCTGTTTCCCCAATTCATTTGCCTCCTGCTGGCATTGACCAGGAGGTCTTCAGTCAGCTTCCAGAAGACATTAAAGAGGAAATTATTTCTGACAAAACTGGGCAAAGGATCCATACAAAGAATGTTTTGAGTCAGCCATTACCTTTTTCTAAAGGAGCACTACCATTTTTTGCACAAGAACAAATGCACACTACCCCGAATTCCAGAAGAGCAGATCATAGTATCAGCAGTCTGGTATGCAGTGAACATTTCCAATCTACCAGTGAGCTGGAGACAGCCATGGTACACAGGCCTAATCCTAATTGTATTCTCAGTCTACAGGATCCTCCTGAGTACCCTGAAAGTGCACTAATAGATGACTGTATGGAACAAATACCTAAGGAATCACTGAATTTCAATAGCACTGATTCAATTGTATTGAATATGCAAAGTCAACATTTTCTTCAGCCCCATAGTTCAGACAGacaagagcagcccattggagcagCCTCTCAGGATAAAGGTCAGAGAGAGCAAGCGTCAGGAGAAGGAAGAATTGTATTTCCTCCTAATGTTGACCCAAATATCTTTTCTGAACTACCTGCTGAAGTGCAAAAGGAACTACTGGCTGATTGGAAGAATCTAAAACCTGTTTCCAAAATGCATATGAATAAACCTTCTGAaaagctaaaaacaaacaaaggaaaaaagacTCTGGTGAACACAGCACCGCATTCTAACAGTTTATTAAGGTATTTTAAACCAAAATGA
- the C6H18orf54 gene encoding lung adenoma susceptibility protein 2 isoform X7, translating into MACSFEKDSIYSPESTVSSLLASCSLNSSYSNSSIQYKDKVYNSASQALEAYIEDFDQSLMSSEVSTGKICIGQSTPKDKSAKFASVQKYALEDFNQQVKLNSIASPFIRQTVCDPDLISLTTDDLLAFPADGSLPFIHKSPSGSGLQSGKWIRKSLKKPAFYPYQTSSFDVEKDFDFQDNGNAVDNRNHYRDVDKEKHNVYKSLKYNSIFSKENAGDCLFQQQSESISVKNYPRWLTSHKSDLNVSGISSIPDFKYPIWLKSHNLLCDSANQSFIQTLNMQDEFSSSQMCESMKKKHIVNKLDCNSFEQNSYLEPTGDSEVTGNCRYVRPSTDFQPGNVLSRQSKQPFRDDQIELLILKAKRTLESSVENLSSALKNDGSPCTVDILEAERSWENVPVAFKPPVPVHCEEDENALQSPKANIVNEFLEDCLNNDNQNGPTRSDQRSI; encoded by the exons ATGGCATGCTCGTTTGAAAAAGACAGCATTTACTCGCCTGAATCTACTGTGTCTTCTCTCCTAGCAAGCTGCAGCCTTAACAGTAGTTACTCAAACAGCTCAATTCAATACAAAGACAAGGTATACAACTCTGCATCTCAGGCTTTGGAGGCTTATATTGAAGATTTTGACCAAAGTCTTATGTCTTCAGAAGTAAGCACTGGAAAAATCTGCATAGGTCAGAGTACTCCTAAAGATAAGTCAGCAAAGTTTGCTTCTGTACAAAAATACG CTTTGGAGGACTTTAACCAGCAAGTAAAACTCAACTCCATTGCCTCACCTTTTATAAGACAAACTGTTTGTGACCCAGACTTGATTAGTCTCACCACAGATGATCTACTAGCATTTCCAGCAGATGGATCACTGCCTTTTATCCACAAGAGTCCTTCTGGGTCAGGGCTTCAAAGTGGCAAGTGGATTAGGAAGTCACTGAAAAAACCTGCCTTCTATCCTTATCAGACTTCTTCATTTGATGTTGAAAAAGACTTTGATTTCCAAGACAATGGCAACGCTGTGGATAATCGAAATCATTACAGAGACGTTGACAAAGAGAAACACAATGTGTATAAATCTCTCAAATACAATTCtatattttctaaagaaaatgcaGGGGATTGCCTTTTTCAACAACAGTCTGAGTCCATTTCTGTCAAGAATTATCCAAGGTGGCTTACTAGCCATAAGTCTGACTTGAATGTGTCAGGGATAAGTAGTATTCCTGATTTCAAGTACCCAATCTGGCTAAAGAGTCATAACCTTTTATGTGATTCAGCTAATCAAAGTTTTATTCAAACATTGAACATGCAAGATGAATTTTCCTCTTCACAAATGTGTGAGAGtatgaaaaaaaaacacattgtgAATAAATTAGACTGCAATTCTTTTGAACAAAATAGTTATCTGGAGCCAACAGGTGACAGTGAAGTAACAGGAAATTGCCGATATGTCAGACCAAGTACAGACTTCCAACCTGGCAATGTTCTCTCAAGACAGTCCAAACAGCCATTCAGAG atgACCAGATTGAGTTGCTTATCTTGAAGGCAAAGAGAACTCTAGAGTCTTCTGTTGAGAATTTATCAAGTGCTCTGAAAAATGATGGCAGCCCTTGCACAGTAGATATACTGGAAGCAGAAAGATCCTGGGAAAATGTTCCAGTTGCTTT CAAACCTCCAGTGCCTGTACACTGTGAGGAAGATGAGAACGCTCTACAATCACCCAAGGCTAACATTGTAAATGAATTCCTTGAAGACTGTTTAAATAATGACAATCAG aatggccctactaggtcagaccaaaggtccatctag
- the C6H18orf54 gene encoding lung adenoma susceptibility protein 2 isoform X6: MACSFEKDSIYSPESTVSSLLASCSLNSSYSNSSIQYKDKVYNSASQALEAYIEDFDQSLMSSEVSTGKICIGQSTPKDKSAKFASVQKYALEDFNQQVKLNSIASPFIRQTVCDPDLISLTTDDLLAFPADGSLPFIHKSPSGSGLQSGKWIRKSLKKPAFYPYQTSSFDVEKDFDFQDNGNAVDNRNHYRDVDKEKHNVYKSLKYNSIFSKENAGDCLFQQQSESISVKNYPRWLTSHKSDLNVSGISSIPDFKYPIWLKSHNLLCDSANQSFIQTLNMQDEFSSSQMCESMKKKHIVNKLDCNSFEQNSYLEPTGDSEVTGNCRYVRPSTDFQPGNVLSRQSKQPFRDDQIELLILKAKRTLESSVENLSSALKNDGSPCTVDILEAERSWENVPVAFKPPVPVHCEEDENALQSPKANIVNEFLEDCLNNDNQLSEEAVSELKQCDNVVIPITKSLRSYK, from the exons ATGGCATGCTCGTTTGAAAAAGACAGCATTTACTCGCCTGAATCTACTGTGTCTTCTCTCCTAGCAAGCTGCAGCCTTAACAGTAGTTACTCAAACAGCTCAATTCAATACAAAGACAAGGTATACAACTCTGCATCTCAGGCTTTGGAGGCTTATATTGAAGATTTTGACCAAAGTCTTATGTCTTCAGAAGTAAGCACTGGAAAAATCTGCATAGGTCAGAGTACTCCTAAAGATAAGTCAGCAAAGTTTGCTTCTGTACAAAAATACG CTTTGGAGGACTTTAACCAGCAAGTAAAACTCAACTCCATTGCCTCACCTTTTATAAGACAAACTGTTTGTGACCCAGACTTGATTAGTCTCACCACAGATGATCTACTAGCATTTCCAGCAGATGGATCACTGCCTTTTATCCACAAGAGTCCTTCTGGGTCAGGGCTTCAAAGTGGCAAGTGGATTAGGAAGTCACTGAAAAAACCTGCCTTCTATCCTTATCAGACTTCTTCATTTGATGTTGAAAAAGACTTTGATTTCCAAGACAATGGCAACGCTGTGGATAATCGAAATCATTACAGAGACGTTGACAAAGAGAAACACAATGTGTATAAATCTCTCAAATACAATTCtatattttctaaagaaaatgcaGGGGATTGCCTTTTTCAACAACAGTCTGAGTCCATTTCTGTCAAGAATTATCCAAGGTGGCTTACTAGCCATAAGTCTGACTTGAATGTGTCAGGGATAAGTAGTATTCCTGATTTCAAGTACCCAATCTGGCTAAAGAGTCATAACCTTTTATGTGATTCAGCTAATCAAAGTTTTATTCAAACATTGAACATGCAAGATGAATTTTCCTCTTCACAAATGTGTGAGAGtatgaaaaaaaaacacattgtgAATAAATTAGACTGCAATTCTTTTGAACAAAATAGTTATCTGGAGCCAACAGGTGACAGTGAAGTAACAGGAAATTGCCGATATGTCAGACCAAGTACAGACTTCCAACCTGGCAATGTTCTCTCAAGACAGTCCAAACAGCCATTCAGAG atgACCAGATTGAGTTGCTTATCTTGAAGGCAAAGAGAACTCTAGAGTCTTCTGTTGAGAATTTATCAAGTGCTCTGAAAAATGATGGCAGCCCTTGCACAGTAGATATACTGGAAGCAGAAAGATCCTGGGAAAATGTTCCAGTTGCTTT CAAACCTCCAGTGCCTGTACACTGTGAGGAAGATGAGAACGCTCTACAATCACCCAAGGCTAACATTGTAAATGAATTCCTTGAAGACTGTTTAAATAATGACAATCAG